One Rosa chinensis cultivar Old Blush chromosome 3, RchiOBHm-V2, whole genome shotgun sequence DNA window includes the following coding sequences:
- the LOC112191788 gene encoding leucine-rich repeat receptor-like protein kinase PXC1 translates to MKKKAYPFALAFLLLLTSAKLSLSSSPPNDTSALTDFRLKTDTHGYLRSNWTGPDPCAAAWVGVRCSNNNLRVVGLSLPSLNLRGPLDSLAQLDQLRLLDLHNNRLNGTVLPLANCTNLKLLYLAGNDLSGEIPQEFASLRRLLRLDLSDNNIRGAVPDGLSRLSRLLTLRLQNNLLTGKIPDLSGSLSDLKELNLTNNELYGKLPEGLLRKFGEESFSGNEGLCGSSPLPACSFTGANPPSAASTETVPSNPSSLPQTSIINDEPRVKNSRKGLSPGAIVAIVIANCVAILVIISFIVAHYCARDRSSNSIGGSEAGKRKSGSSYGGEKRVYANNGGGDSDGTNATDRSKLVFFDRRKQFELEDLLRASAEMLGKGSLGTVYKAVLDDGCTMAVKRLKDANPCARKEFEQYMDLIGKIKHPNVVRLSAYYYAKEEKLLVYDYLPNGSLHSLLHENRGPGRIPLDWTTRISLVLGAARGLARIHEEFSAAKVPHGNVKSSNVLLDKNGVACISDFGLSLLLNPVHAIARLGGYRAPEQAETKRLSQTADVYSFGVLLLEVLTGRAPSLYPSPTRPRMDEEEQAVDLPKWVRSVVKEEWTGEVFDQELLRYKNIEEELVSMLHVGLACVVPQPEKRPTMVEVAKMVEDIRVERSPLGEDYDDSRNSLSPSIPTTEDGLA, encoded by the exons ATGAAGAAGAAGGCTTATCCTTTCGCCTTAGCCTTCCTACTCCTACTCACCTCGGCTAAACTCTCACTCTCCTCTTCGCCGCCGAACGACACGTCAGCTCTCACCGACTTCCGCCTCAAAACCGACACCCACGGCTACCTCCGGTCCAACTGGACCGGACCCGACCCTTGCGCCGCTGCATGGGTCGGAGTCCGATGCTCCAATAACAACCTCCGAGTCGTCGGTCTCTCCCTTCCTTCCCTCAACCTGCGCGGCCCGCTCGACTCTCTGGCTCAGCTGGACCAACTTCGCCTTCTTGACCTCCACAACAACCGTCTCAACGGCACCGTTTTGCCCTTAGCCAACTGCACCAACCTCAAGCTGCTCTACCTCGCCGGGAACGACCTCTCCGGCGAGATCCCGCAGGAATTCGCCTCCCTCCGGCGGCTTCTCCGTCTCGACCTCTCCGACAACAACATCCGCGGCGCCGTCCCCGACGGCCTCTCCCGCCTGAGCCGGCTCCTCACGCTCCGGCTCCAGAACAACCTCCTCACCGGCAAGATCCCCGACCTCTCCGGCTCCCTCTCCGATCTGAAGGAGCTTAACCTGACCAACAACGAGCTCTATGGAAAATTGCCGGAGGGTTTGCTCAGAAAATTCGGCGAGGAAAGCTTTTCCGGCAACGAAGGGCTCTGCGGCTCGTCTCCGTTACCGGCTTGCTCCTTCACCGGAGCTAACCCACCCTCGGCGGCTTCGACCGAAACGGTGCCTTCTAACCCCAGCTCGTTGCCGCAGACAAGCATCATAAACGACGAGCCGAGGGTCAAAAACTCGAGAAAGGGATTGAGTCCTGGAGCAATTGTTGCAATTGTGATAGCGAATTGCGTAGCCATTCTCGTTATCATTTCGTTCATTGTGGCTCACTACTGCGCCAGAGACCGAAGCTCGAACTCGATCGGGGGAAGCGAAGCCGGGAAGAGGAAGAGTGGGAGTAGCTATGGAGGTGAAAAGAGGGTGTATGCTAACAATGGGGGTGGTGACAGTGATGGGACTAATGCTACTGACCGGAGTAAGCTGGTGTTTTTCGACAGGAGAAAGCAGTTTGAGCTCGAGGACTTGCTCCGGGCGTCGGCGGAGATGTTGGGGAAAGGGAGCTTGGGGACGGTGTACAAGGCGGTGCTTGATGATGGTTGTACAATGGCGGTGAAGAGGCTCAAGGATGCGAACCCTTGTGCGAGGAAAGAGTTTGAGCAGTACATGGATTTGATTGGGAAGATTAAGCACCCTAATGTGGTGAGGCTTAGTGCTTATTACTATGCTAAGGAGGAGAAGCTTCTTGTGTATGACTATCTGCCTAATGGGAGCTTGCACTCACTTCTTCATG AGAATCGCGGTCCGGGCAGAATTCCTTTGGATTGGACTACAAGGATCAGCTTGGTGTTGGGAGCTGCTCGCGGCCTAGCTCGGATTCATGAAGAGTTTAGCGCTGCAAAAGTACCACATGGGAATGTGAAGTCTTCCAACGTGCTGCTTGACAAGAACGGTGTGGCTTGCATTTCTGACTTCGGACTGTCCCTGCTTCTGAACCCGGTTCACGCCATTGCGAGGTTGGGAGGATACAGAGCTCCTGAACAGGCAGAGACCAAGAGGCTATCGCAGACAGCAGATGTGTACAGCTTCGGGGTCTTGTTGTTAGAGGTTCTCACAGGGAGAGCTCCTTCCCTGTACCCTTCTCCTACTCGCCCACGCATGGATGAGGAGGAGCAGGCAGTGGACCTGCCGAAATGGGTGAGGTCTGTGGTGAAGGAAGAGTGGACTGGAGAGGTGTTTGATCAGGAACTTCTGAGGTACAAGAACATCGAGGAGGAGCTTGTGTCAATGCTTCATGTGGGACTGGCATGCGTGGTGCCTCAGCCAGAAAAGAGGCCTACTATGGTTGAAGTGGCTAAGATGGTTGAGGACATAAGAGTGGAGAGATCTCCTCTTGGGGAAGACTATGATGATTCCCGCAATTCGCTTTCTCCTTCCATTCCCACCACCGAAGATGGGCTAGCCTGA